The genomic region CTCAACACGCTACGGGAACAGAGAATGTCTGGGCATTGCTGAACCTAGCTCTCCTTACCGGAAATTTTGGCAAAAAAGGAGTGGGTTTCAATCCTATTCGTGGCCAAAGTAATGTTCAAGGTGCTTGTGATATGGGATGTCTTCCCATACTTTTCCCTGGATACCAATTTGTTAATGACCAAAACGCAGTAGAAAGATTAAAAGAAATTTGGCAAGTGGATAGTATCCCGTCTGAATTTGGCTTAACTATGCCTGACATGATTGACGGAATGTTAGAAGGAACCTTTAAAGCCCTTTGGATTATGGGGGCAGACCCTTTAATGACTTTCCCGAATATTAAACGTGCTCGTAAAGCGTTGAACAGTTAGATCTACTTATAGTTCAAGATATTTTTCTCACAGATACTGCTAAGCTAGCTGACGTTGTTTTCCCGTCTTCCTGTTTTGCTGAAAAAGACGGTTGTTTTACCAGTGGTGAACGGAGAATTCAGCGGGTGCGTCGTATTGTTCCTCCTCCAGGAGACGCTAGAGATGATATTACCATCATCAATATGATGATCGCGAAAATGAAAGGACTACCTATTCCAGAGCATGATCCTAACAATCCAAAAATAAACATAGAGGAAGAGAAATTATACAAATCGGTACCGCCTTTAGCTGAAGAAGTGTTTGAAGAGATAAAAAAGGTTTGGCCAGATATTGCCGGTATTAGTTACGAACGACTGGAAAAGGAGGGAGGAATACAATGGCGTGTCCTGAACCTAATCACCCTGGTATAAGAGTTCTCCACGAAAAAACTTTTCCAACGGGTAAAGCTTCATTCAACTTTGTTGAATGGAAAGAGCCTGCAGAACTGCCCGATGGAGAATATCCACTAATATTGAATATAGATCGTATCCTGTATCACTATAATGGTTCTTCTATGACCAGACGCTGTAAAGTTCCAATGGAGATGGCTCCCTCTCCTTTCATAGAACTAAATCCTAAAG from Thermodesulfatator indicus DSM 15286 harbors:
- a CDS encoding molybdopterin oxidoreductase family protein; translated protein: MACPEPNHPGIRVLHEKTFPTGKASFNFVEWKEPAELPDGEYPLILNIDRILYHYNGSSMTRRCKVPMEMAPSPFIELNPKDAEKLNLKEGEKVRVTNRRASVVVPVKVSNRIKEGEGHMVFHYPEAPGNILLNDQPQDPFCKIPQFRMCTVRIEKYD